From the Candidatus Peregrinibacteria bacterium genome, one window contains:
- the topA gene encoding type I DNA topoisomerase codes for MTKNLVIVESPTKAKMLSKFLGKEYTVESSYGHIRDLPSKKSELTPVQQKLPYASMAIDTENGFRPLYVIPQKAKKYAQKLKGLLDENTTIWLASDEDREGEAISWHLLEVLKPKKTNAIKRIVFHEITKSAILEAVKTPRKVDMDLVHAQQARRILDRLVGYTLSPLLWKKIRYGLSAGRVQSVAVKLIVDREREIRAFTPEEYWSITAPFEKDSKTFVADFQKLDGKKFVPKTKEEAEAITTALRGQPFSVSTIDEKEVKRRPSPPFITSTLQQEAARKLGFSVKRTMALAQILYEGIDMGGGEAGGLITYMRTDSVNLSQKALSESKEVIEKRYGKEFSETRVYKSKSKGAQEAHEAIRPTEVSRTPEEVYAFPKTKLEEDARKLYELIWNRTIASQMADARLLQTGADLEALGKSGAKKSHIFRATGQRVLFPGFLKLYTEGRDDEKNENEENILPELKTGESLKPKSIDSKQHFTKPPARYTEASLVKKMESEGIGRPSTYAPTISTIITRGYILREARQLVPTDIAFAVTDLLENHFHNVVDLKFTAHMEDQLDSIATREKKWDEFLREFYTPFLKTAQEGESISRAEAKKERQLGKCPETGLPIFAKIGKYGAMLQRGETESERKPDFAPILKSQSMETITFEEALLNFSLPRLLGKAEDGEDVAVGVGRFGPYVRHGKTFVSIREDELFTLKLDEAMERIREKASAKQNRILKDFPKEGIQVVNGRFGPYVTDGKKNAKISTETDPKKLSLSDCKLILEKAIIKKFQRK; via the coding sequence ATGACAAAAAATCTCGTTATTGTAGAATCTCCAACAAAGGCGAAGATGCTCTCGAAATTTCTCGGGAAAGAATATACTGTCGAAAGTTCATACGGACATATTCGAGATCTTCCGAGCAAAAAATCGGAACTCACTCCCGTTCAACAAAAGCTTCCGTATGCGAGTATGGCAATTGATACAGAAAATGGATTTCGTCCACTCTATGTCATTCCTCAAAAAGCAAAAAAATATGCCCAAAAACTCAAAGGACTTTTGGATGAAAATACCACCATCTGGCTCGCAAGCGATGAAGACCGCGAAGGAGAAGCCATCTCATGGCATCTTTTGGAAGTTTTAAAGCCAAAAAAAACAAATGCCATTAAACGAATTGTTTTTCACGAAATTACAAAGAGCGCTATTCTCGAAGCGGTAAAAACTCCGCGAAAAGTAGATATGGATCTTGTGCATGCCCAACAAGCACGACGGATTCTCGATCGCCTCGTGGGATATACTCTTTCTCCACTTCTTTGGAAAAAAATCCGCTACGGACTTTCTGCTGGACGTGTTCAATCGGTTGCCGTAAAACTTATTGTCGACCGAGAGCGCGAAATTCGGGCATTTACTCCCGAAGAATACTGGAGTATTACTGCGCCATTTGAAAAAGACAGCAAAACATTTGTGGCAGATTTTCAAAAACTTGACGGAAAGAAATTTGTTCCCAAGACAAAAGAAGAAGCAGAGGCCATCACAACCGCACTCCGCGGACAACCATTTTCCGTCTCCACTATTGATGAAAAAGAGGTAAAACGTCGCCCATCTCCTCCGTTTATTACTTCTACTTTGCAACAAGAAGCCGCGCGGAAACTTGGATTTTCAGTGAAGCGTACTATGGCGCTCGCACAAATCTTGTATGAAGGAATCGATATGGGAGGAGGAGAGGCTGGTGGACTTATTACCTATATGCGTACCGATTCTGTAAATCTTTCACAAAAAGCACTTTCCGAATCGAAAGAGGTTATTGAAAAACGATATGGAAAAGAATTTTCGGAAACACGTGTCTACAAAAGTAAGTCAAAAGGGGCGCAAGAGGCGCATGAGGCAATTCGTCCTACAGAGGTTTCTCGCACTCCAGAAGAAGTATATGCCTTTCCAAAAACGAAACTCGAAGAAGATGCTCGAAAGCTTTATGAACTCATTTGGAATCGAACCATTGCGAGTCAAATGGCAGACGCAAGATTACTCCAAACAGGGGCAGATCTTGAGGCACTTGGAAAATCTGGTGCAAAAAAATCGCATATTTTTCGCGCCACTGGTCAGCGCGTTCTCTTCCCTGGATTTCTCAAGCTCTACACAGAAGGACGCGATGACGAGAAGAATGAGAATGAAGAGAACATCTTGCCAGAACTTAAAACAGGAGAATCGCTCAAGCCAAAAAGTATCGATTCGAAACAGCACTTTACAAAGCCACCTGCTCGATATACAGAAGCGAGTCTTGTAAAAAAAATGGAATCAGAAGGCATTGGTCGCCCTTCAACGTATGCTCCTACTATTTCTACTATTATTACGCGAGGCTACATTCTGCGCGAAGCACGACAACTCGTTCCGACCGATATTGCCTTTGCCGTGACGGATCTTCTCGAAAACCACTTTCACAACGTAGTGGACTTAAAGTTCACCGCCCACATGGAAGATCAGCTCGATAGCATCGCAACAAGAGAGAAGAAATGGGATGAATTTTTGCGCGAGTTCTACACACCATTTCTTAAAACTGCACAAGAAGGAGAATCAATTAGTCGGGCGGAGGCGAAAAAAGAGCGTCAACTCGGGAAATGCCCCGAAACAGGACTTCCCATCTTTGCAAAAATAGGAAAATACGGTGCCATGCTTCAGCGTGGTGAAACAGAAAGCGAGAGAAAACCCGATTTTGCGCCCATTCTCAAATCACAATCAATGGAAACAATCACATTTGAGGAGGCACTTCTCAATTTTTCCCTCCCACGTCTTCTCGGAAAGGCAGAAGATGGAGAAGATGTCGCTGTAGGTGTTGGGAGATTTGGCCCGTATGTGCGACACGGCAAAACGTTTGTCTCTATCCGCGAGGATGAGCTCTTCACTTTAAAACTCGATGAAGCAATGGAGCGTATTCGGGAAAAAGCATCAGCAAAGCAAAATCGTATTCTCAAGGATTTTCCGAAAGAAGGAATTCAGGTGGTCAATGGAAGATTTGGTCCGTATGTGACTGATGGAAAAAAGAATGCAAAAATTTCCACAGAGACCGATCCAAAAAAACTTTCCCTTTCCGATTGTAAACTCATTCTCGAAAAGGCAATAATAAAGAAGTTTCAGAGAAAGTAA